One window of the Aquila chrysaetos chrysaetos chromosome 8, bAquChr1.4, whole genome shotgun sequence genome contains the following:
- the ST14 gene encoding suppressor of tumorigenicity 14 protein isoform X5 produces MADKQSLVQRWNPRLRNPMLKVESVVAFPVDPSIAYSARDKSCVFALHAKEGEITTFTTPGFPNSPYPNNALCYWALRADANSIISLTFKTLELEQCTDDSDYIKVYNSLSPVEPHALVRLCGNYAPSYNLTFLSSQNVMLVTLVTNKEGRFPGFKAEFFQLPKMKVCGGTLKGESGTFTTPYYPAHYPPATDCVWNIEVPSKKNVKVRFNMFFVLEPGIPVSSCTKDYVQINSTKYCGERSQFVVASTNNKIEVRFHSDQSYTDTGFSAEYLSYDSSDPCPGKFTCNTGRCIDRSMRCDGWLDCVDGSDERSCTCTDQQFRCQNGWCKPKFWVCDNVNDCGDNSDELQCSCAADSFKCNNGKCIPDTRKCDGKDDCGDGSDEGSCSNAVHTAVPCKEYTYKCRSGRCISKQNPECDGERDCEDNSDEENCNCGIRSYVRKSRIVGGQNSDVGEWPWQVSLHVKGQGHICGASLVSESWLVSAAHCFLQLQGIRYSDPSLWTAYLGLTNQGNRNGANVQTRKIKRIISHPFFNDYTYDYDIAVVELQSPVTFSSVVQPICLPDATHNFPVGKDLWVTGWGATVEGGSGASILQKAEIRLINQTVCNELLTDQLTPRMMCVGILTGGVDACQGDSGGPLVSVEPSNRMFLAGVVSWGDGCAQRNKPGVYSRLTSLRGWIKEQTGL; encoded by the exons ATGGCGGACAAGCAGAGCCTGGTCCAGAGGTGGAACCCCCGCCTGCGAAACCCCATGCTGAAGGTGGAGTCGGTCGTCGCTTTCC ccGTTGACCCCAGCATAGCTTACTCCGCTCGGGACA AGAGCTGCGTGTTTGCCCTCCACGCCAAGGAAGGGGAGATCACCACTTTCACCACGCCGGGCTTCCCCAACAGCCCGTACCCCAACAACGCGCTCTGCTACTGGGCACTGAGGGCGGACGCCAACTCCATCATCAGCCTGACCTTCAAGACGCTGGAGCTGGAGCAGTGCACGGATGACAGTGACTACATCAAGGTGTATAACTCTCTGAGCCCCGTGGAGCCCCATGCTTTGGTCAG GCTCTGTGGGAATTACGCCCCATCCTACAACCTGACCTTCCTGTCCTCCCAGAACGTTATGCTCGTCACGTTGGTTACCAACAAGGAGGGGAGATTCCCCGGCTTTAAGGCTGAGTTCTTCCAGCTTCCAAAGATGAAAG TCTGCGGTGGGACTCTGAAAGGAGAGAGTGGCACCTTCACGACTCCCTATTACCCGGCACACTACCCCCCAGCCACGGACTGTGTCTGGAACATAGAG GTTCCCTCTAAAAAGAACGTGAAGGTGCGTTTCAACATGTTCTTTGTGCTGGAGCCCGGGATCCCCGTCAGCTCCTGCACCAAGGACTACGTGCAGATCAACAGCACGAA GTACTGTGGGGAGCGTTCCCAGTTTGTGGTGGCCAGTACGAATAACAAAATAGAGGTCCGGTTCCACTCAGACCAGTCCTACACGGACACTGGCTTCTCAGCTGAGTACCTGTCCTACGACTCTAGCGATC CCTGCCCCGGCAAGTTTACCTGCAACACTGGCCGCTGCATTGACAGAAGCATGCGCTGCGATGGGTGGCTGGACTGCGTAGACGGCAGCGACGAGAGATCCTGCA CCTGTACCGACCAGCAGTTCAGGTGCCAGAACGGCTGGTGCAAGCCCAAGTTCTGGGTCTGCGACAACGTGAACGACTGCGGCGACAACAGCGACGAGCTGCAGTGCA GCTGTGCAGCTGACAGCTTCAAGTGCAACAACGGGAAGTGCATCCCTGACACACGCAAGTGTGACGGCAAGGACGACTGCGGGGACGGGAGCGACGAGGGCAGCTGCAGCAATG CGGTCCACACAGCAGTCCCCTGCAAGGAATACACGTACAAGTGCCGCAGCGGGCGCTGCATCAGCAAACAGAACCCGGAGTGCGACGGGGAGCGGGACTGCGAAGACAATTCTGACGAGGAGAACTGCA aCTGCGGGATCCGCTCCTACGTGAGGAAGTCGCGGATCGTCGGTGGGCAGAACTCGGATGTGGGAGAATGGCCGTGGCAGGTCAGCCTCCACGTCAAGGGCCAGGGCCACATCTGCGGGGCCTCGCTGGTCTCGGAGAGCTGGCTGGTGTCGGCCGCGCATtgcttcctgcagctgcagggcatCAG GTACTCAGACCCCAGCCTGTGGACAGCCTACCTGGGCCTGACCAACCAAGGCAACCGCAACGGAGCCAACGTGCAAACACGGAAAATCAAGCGCATCATCTCCCACCCCTTCTTCAACGACTACACCTACGACTACGACATCGCCGTGGTGGAGCTGCAGAGCCCCGTCACCTTCTCCTCCGTCGTCCAGCCCATCTGCCTGCCAGATGCCACCCACAACTTCCCCGTGGGCAAGGACCTGTGGGTCACCGGATGGGGAGCGACCGTGGAAGGAG GCAGCGGAGCCTCCAtcttacagaaagcagaaatccGGCTCATCAACCAGACTGTGTGCAACGAGCTGCTGACCGACCAGCTGACGCCGCGCATGATGTGCGTGGGGATCCTGACGGGCGGCGTGGACGCCTGCCAG gGAGACTCCGGGGGTCCCCTGGTCAGCGTGGAGCCCAGCAATCGGATGTTCCTGGCCGGCGTCGTGAGCTGGGGCGACGGCTGCGCGCAGAGAAACAAGCCCGGAGTCTACAGCCGGCTCACCAGCCTGCGAGGCTGGATCAAAGAGCAGACGGGCCTTTAG
- the ST14 gene encoding suppressor of tumorigenicity 14 protein isoform X1 → MMVVVTREGDMNNLEEGVEFLPAMNSKKMEKRGPKRRVVVTVVVIVFLLISLVTGLLVWHFKYRNVPVRKVFNGHLRVLNWDFLDAYENSSSPDFIMLAKKVKSTVEEIYRNHADIGPYHKETVITAFSEGSVIAYYWSEFHVPKYREESLDRAMADKQSLVQRWNPRLRNPMLKVESVVAFPVDPSIAYSARDKSCVFALHAKEGEITTFTTPGFPNSPYPNNALCYWALRADANSIISLTFKTLELEQCTDDSDYIKVYNSLSPVEPHALVRLCGNYAPSYNLTFLSSQNVMLVTLVTNKEGRFPGFKAEFFQLPKMKVCGGTLKGESGTFTTPYYPAHYPPATDCVWNIEVPSKKNVKVRFNMFFVLEPGIPVSSCTKDYVQINSTKYCGERSQFVVASTNNKIEVRFHSDQSYTDTGFSAEYLSYDSSDPCPGKFTCNTGRCIDRSMRCDGWLDCVDGSDERSCTCTDQQFRCQNGWCKPKFWVCDNVNDCGDNSDELQCSCAADSFKCNNGKCIPDTRKCDGKDDCGDGSDEGSCSNAVHTAVPCKEYTYKCRSGRCISKQNPECDGERDCEDNSDEENCNCGIRSYVRKSRIVGGQNSDVGEWPWQVSLHVKGQGHICGASLVSESWLVSAAHCFLQLQGIRYSDPSLWTAYLGLTNQGNRNGANVQTRKIKRIISHPFFNDYTYDYDIAVVELQSPVTFSSVVQPICLPDATHNFPVGKDLWVTGWGATVEGGSGASILQKAEIRLINQTVCNELLTDQLTPRMMCVGILTGGVDACQGDSGGPLVSVEPSNRMFLAGVVSWGDGCAQRNKPGVYSRLTSLRGWIKEQTGL, encoded by the exons ATGATGGTTGTTGTCACCCGAGAAGGG GACATGAACAACCTGGAGGAAGGCGTGGAGTTCCTCCCTGCCATGAACTCCAAGAAGATGGAGAAGCGCGGCCCAAAGCGGCGGGTGGTCGTCACCGTAGTGGTCATTGTTTTCCTGCTCATCTCCCTCGTCACCGGCCTCCTGGTTTGGCACTTCAAAT ACAGGAACGTGCCCGTCCGCAAGGTTTTCAATGGCCACTTGCGGGTTCTGAACTGGGACTTCCTTGACGCTTACGAGAACTCCAGCTCGCCGGACTTCATCATGCTGGCCAAGAAAGTGAAGAGCACG GTGGAGGAGATCTACAGGAATCATGCAGATATTGGCCCTTACCACAAAGAGACAGTGATAACTGCGTTCAG CGAAGGCAGCGTCATTGCCTACTACTGGTCGGAGTTCCATGTCCCCAAGTACCGGGAGGAGAGTCTGGACAGGGCGATGGCGGACAAGCAGAGCCTGGTCCAGAGGTGGAACCCCCGCCTGCGAAACCCCATGCTGAAGGTGGAGTCGGTCGTCGCTTTCC ccGTTGACCCCAGCATAGCTTACTCCGCTCGGGACA AGAGCTGCGTGTTTGCCCTCCACGCCAAGGAAGGGGAGATCACCACTTTCACCACGCCGGGCTTCCCCAACAGCCCGTACCCCAACAACGCGCTCTGCTACTGGGCACTGAGGGCGGACGCCAACTCCATCATCAGCCTGACCTTCAAGACGCTGGAGCTGGAGCAGTGCACGGATGACAGTGACTACATCAAGGTGTATAACTCTCTGAGCCCCGTGGAGCCCCATGCTTTGGTCAG GCTCTGTGGGAATTACGCCCCATCCTACAACCTGACCTTCCTGTCCTCCCAGAACGTTATGCTCGTCACGTTGGTTACCAACAAGGAGGGGAGATTCCCCGGCTTTAAGGCTGAGTTCTTCCAGCTTCCAAAGATGAAAG TCTGCGGTGGGACTCTGAAAGGAGAGAGTGGCACCTTCACGACTCCCTATTACCCGGCACACTACCCCCCAGCCACGGACTGTGTCTGGAACATAGAG GTTCCCTCTAAAAAGAACGTGAAGGTGCGTTTCAACATGTTCTTTGTGCTGGAGCCCGGGATCCCCGTCAGCTCCTGCACCAAGGACTACGTGCAGATCAACAGCACGAA GTACTGTGGGGAGCGTTCCCAGTTTGTGGTGGCCAGTACGAATAACAAAATAGAGGTCCGGTTCCACTCAGACCAGTCCTACACGGACACTGGCTTCTCAGCTGAGTACCTGTCCTACGACTCTAGCGATC CCTGCCCCGGCAAGTTTACCTGCAACACTGGCCGCTGCATTGACAGAAGCATGCGCTGCGATGGGTGGCTGGACTGCGTAGACGGCAGCGACGAGAGATCCTGCA CCTGTACCGACCAGCAGTTCAGGTGCCAGAACGGCTGGTGCAAGCCCAAGTTCTGGGTCTGCGACAACGTGAACGACTGCGGCGACAACAGCGACGAGCTGCAGTGCA GCTGTGCAGCTGACAGCTTCAAGTGCAACAACGGGAAGTGCATCCCTGACACACGCAAGTGTGACGGCAAGGACGACTGCGGGGACGGGAGCGACGAGGGCAGCTGCAGCAATG CGGTCCACACAGCAGTCCCCTGCAAGGAATACACGTACAAGTGCCGCAGCGGGCGCTGCATCAGCAAACAGAACCCGGAGTGCGACGGGGAGCGGGACTGCGAAGACAATTCTGACGAGGAGAACTGCA aCTGCGGGATCCGCTCCTACGTGAGGAAGTCGCGGATCGTCGGTGGGCAGAACTCGGATGTGGGAGAATGGCCGTGGCAGGTCAGCCTCCACGTCAAGGGCCAGGGCCACATCTGCGGGGCCTCGCTGGTCTCGGAGAGCTGGCTGGTGTCGGCCGCGCATtgcttcctgcagctgcagggcatCAG GTACTCAGACCCCAGCCTGTGGACAGCCTACCTGGGCCTGACCAACCAAGGCAACCGCAACGGAGCCAACGTGCAAACACGGAAAATCAAGCGCATCATCTCCCACCCCTTCTTCAACGACTACACCTACGACTACGACATCGCCGTGGTGGAGCTGCAGAGCCCCGTCACCTTCTCCTCCGTCGTCCAGCCCATCTGCCTGCCAGATGCCACCCACAACTTCCCCGTGGGCAAGGACCTGTGGGTCACCGGATGGGGAGCGACCGTGGAAGGAG GCAGCGGAGCCTCCAtcttacagaaagcagaaatccGGCTCATCAACCAGACTGTGTGCAACGAGCTGCTGACCGACCAGCTGACGCCGCGCATGATGTGCGTGGGGATCCTGACGGGCGGCGTGGACGCCTGCCAG gGAGACTCCGGGGGTCCCCTGGTCAGCGTGGAGCCCAGCAATCGGATGTTCCTGGCCGGCGTCGTGAGCTGGGGCGACGGCTGCGCGCAGAGAAACAAGCCCGGAGTCTACAGCCGGCTCACCAGCCTGCGAGGCTGGATCAAAGAGCAGACGGGCCTTTAG
- the ST14 gene encoding suppressor of tumorigenicity 14 protein isoform X4: MNNLEEGVEFLPAMNSKKMEKRGPKRRVVVTVVVIVFLLISLVTGLLVWHFKYRNVPVRKVFNGHLRVLNWDFLDAYENSSSPDFIMLAKKVKSTVEEIYRNHADIGPYHKETVITAFSEGSVIAYYWSEFHVPKYREESLDRAMADKQSLVQRWNPRLRNPMLKVESVVAFPVDPSIAYSARDKSCVFALHAKEGEITTFTTPGFPNSPYPNNALCYWALRADANSIISLTFKTLELEQCTDDSDYIKVYNSLSPVEPHALVRLCGNYAPSYNLTFLSSQNVMLVTLVTNKEGRFPGFKAEFFQLPKMKVCGGTLKGESGTFTTPYYPAHYPPATDCVWNIEVPSKKNVKVRFNMFFVLEPGIPVSSCTKDYVQINSTKYCGERSQFVVASTNNKIEVRFHSDQSYTDTGFSAEYLSYDSSDPCPGKFTCNTGRCIDRSMRCDGWLDCVDGSDERSCTCTDQQFRCQNGWCKPKFWVCDNVNDCGDNSDELQCSCAADSFKCNNGKCIPDTRKCDGKDDCGDGSDEGSCSNAVHTAVPCKEYTYKCRSGRCISKQNPECDGERDCEDNSDEENCNCGIRSYVRKSRIVGGQNSDVGEWPWQVSLHVKGQGHICGASLVSESWLVSAAHCFLQLQGIRYSDPSLWTAYLGLTNQGNRNGANVQTRKIKRIISHPFFNDYTYDYDIAVVELQSPVTFSSVVQPICLPDATHNFPVGKDLWVTGWGATVEGGSGASILQKAEIRLINQTVCNELLTDQLTPRMMCVGILTGGVDACQGDSGGPLVSVEPSNRMFLAGVVSWGDGCAQRNKPGVYSRLTSLRGWIKEQTGL, from the exons ATGAACAACCTGGAGGAAGGCGTGGAGTTCCTCCCTGCCATGAACTCCAAGAAGATGGAGAAGCGCGGCCCAAAGCGGCGGGTGGTCGTCACCGTAGTGGTCATTGTTTTCCTGCTCATCTCCCTCGTCACCGGCCTCCTGGTTTGGCACTTCAAAT ACAGGAACGTGCCCGTCCGCAAGGTTTTCAATGGCCACTTGCGGGTTCTGAACTGGGACTTCCTTGACGCTTACGAGAACTCCAGCTCGCCGGACTTCATCATGCTGGCCAAGAAAGTGAAGAGCACG GTGGAGGAGATCTACAGGAATCATGCAGATATTGGCCCTTACCACAAAGAGACAGTGATAACTGCGTTCAG CGAAGGCAGCGTCATTGCCTACTACTGGTCGGAGTTCCATGTCCCCAAGTACCGGGAGGAGAGTCTGGACAGGGCGATGGCGGACAAGCAGAGCCTGGTCCAGAGGTGGAACCCCCGCCTGCGAAACCCCATGCTGAAGGTGGAGTCGGTCGTCGCTTTCC ccGTTGACCCCAGCATAGCTTACTCCGCTCGGGACA AGAGCTGCGTGTTTGCCCTCCACGCCAAGGAAGGGGAGATCACCACTTTCACCACGCCGGGCTTCCCCAACAGCCCGTACCCCAACAACGCGCTCTGCTACTGGGCACTGAGGGCGGACGCCAACTCCATCATCAGCCTGACCTTCAAGACGCTGGAGCTGGAGCAGTGCACGGATGACAGTGACTACATCAAGGTGTATAACTCTCTGAGCCCCGTGGAGCCCCATGCTTTGGTCAG GCTCTGTGGGAATTACGCCCCATCCTACAACCTGACCTTCCTGTCCTCCCAGAACGTTATGCTCGTCACGTTGGTTACCAACAAGGAGGGGAGATTCCCCGGCTTTAAGGCTGAGTTCTTCCAGCTTCCAAAGATGAAAG TCTGCGGTGGGACTCTGAAAGGAGAGAGTGGCACCTTCACGACTCCCTATTACCCGGCACACTACCCCCCAGCCACGGACTGTGTCTGGAACATAGAG GTTCCCTCTAAAAAGAACGTGAAGGTGCGTTTCAACATGTTCTTTGTGCTGGAGCCCGGGATCCCCGTCAGCTCCTGCACCAAGGACTACGTGCAGATCAACAGCACGAA GTACTGTGGGGAGCGTTCCCAGTTTGTGGTGGCCAGTACGAATAACAAAATAGAGGTCCGGTTCCACTCAGACCAGTCCTACACGGACACTGGCTTCTCAGCTGAGTACCTGTCCTACGACTCTAGCGATC CCTGCCCCGGCAAGTTTACCTGCAACACTGGCCGCTGCATTGACAGAAGCATGCGCTGCGATGGGTGGCTGGACTGCGTAGACGGCAGCGACGAGAGATCCTGCA CCTGTACCGACCAGCAGTTCAGGTGCCAGAACGGCTGGTGCAAGCCCAAGTTCTGGGTCTGCGACAACGTGAACGACTGCGGCGACAACAGCGACGAGCTGCAGTGCA GCTGTGCAGCTGACAGCTTCAAGTGCAACAACGGGAAGTGCATCCCTGACACACGCAAGTGTGACGGCAAGGACGACTGCGGGGACGGGAGCGACGAGGGCAGCTGCAGCAATG CGGTCCACACAGCAGTCCCCTGCAAGGAATACACGTACAAGTGCCGCAGCGGGCGCTGCATCAGCAAACAGAACCCGGAGTGCGACGGGGAGCGGGACTGCGAAGACAATTCTGACGAGGAGAACTGCA aCTGCGGGATCCGCTCCTACGTGAGGAAGTCGCGGATCGTCGGTGGGCAGAACTCGGATGTGGGAGAATGGCCGTGGCAGGTCAGCCTCCACGTCAAGGGCCAGGGCCACATCTGCGGGGCCTCGCTGGTCTCGGAGAGCTGGCTGGTGTCGGCCGCGCATtgcttcctgcagctgcagggcatCAG GTACTCAGACCCCAGCCTGTGGACAGCCTACCTGGGCCTGACCAACCAAGGCAACCGCAACGGAGCCAACGTGCAAACACGGAAAATCAAGCGCATCATCTCCCACCCCTTCTTCAACGACTACACCTACGACTACGACATCGCCGTGGTGGAGCTGCAGAGCCCCGTCACCTTCTCCTCCGTCGTCCAGCCCATCTGCCTGCCAGATGCCACCCACAACTTCCCCGTGGGCAAGGACCTGTGGGTCACCGGATGGGGAGCGACCGTGGAAGGAG GCAGCGGAGCCTCCAtcttacagaaagcagaaatccGGCTCATCAACCAGACTGTGTGCAACGAGCTGCTGACCGACCAGCTGACGCCGCGCATGATGTGCGTGGGGATCCTGACGGGCGGCGTGGACGCCTGCCAG gGAGACTCCGGGGGTCCCCTGGTCAGCGTGGAGCCCAGCAATCGGATGTTCCTGGCCGGCGTCGTGAGCTGGGGCGACGGCTGCGCGCAGAGAAACAAGCCCGGAGTCTACAGCCGGCTCACCAGCCTGCGAGGCTGGATCAAAGAGCAGACGGGCCTTTAG
- the ST14 gene encoding suppressor of tumorigenicity 14 protein isoform X2 gives MERGPTAAGAGMRYSAQPQDMNNLEEGVEFLPAMNSKKMEKRGPKRRVVVTVVVIVFLLISLVTGLLVWHFKYRNVPVRKVFNGHLRVLNWDFLDAYENSSSPDFIMLAKKVKSTVEEIYRNHADIGPYHKETVITAFSEGSVIAYYWSEFHVPKYREESLDRAMADKQSLVQRWNPRLRNPMLKVESVVAFPVDPSIAYSARDKSCVFALHAKEGEITTFTTPGFPNSPYPNNALCYWALRADANSIISLTFKTLELEQCTDDSDYIKVYNSLSPVEPHALVRLCGNYAPSYNLTFLSSQNVMLVTLVTNKEGRFPGFKAEFFQLPKMKVCGGTLKGESGTFTTPYYPAHYPPATDCVWNIEVPSKKNVKVRFNMFFVLEPGIPVSSCTKDYVQINSTKYCGERSQFVVASTNNKIEVRFHSDQSYTDTGFSAEYLSYDSSDPCPGKFTCNTGRCIDRSMRCDGWLDCVDGSDERSCTCTDQQFRCQNGWCKPKFWVCDNVNDCGDNSDELQCSCAADSFKCNNGKCIPDTRKCDGKDDCGDGSDEGSCSNAVHTAVPCKEYTYKCRSGRCISKQNPECDGERDCEDNSDEENCNCGIRSYVRKSRIVGGQNSDVGEWPWQVSLHVKGQGHICGASLVSESWLVSAAHCFLQLQGIRYSDPSLWTAYLGLTNQGNRNGANVQTRKIKRIISHPFFNDYTYDYDIAVVELQSPVTFSSVVQPICLPDATHNFPVGKDLWVTGWGATVEGGSGASILQKAEIRLINQTVCNELLTDQLTPRMMCVGILTGGVDACQGDSGGPLVSVEPSNRMFLAGVVSWGDGCAQRNKPGVYSRLTSLRGWIKEQTGL, from the exons ATGGAGCGGGGCCCCACGGCCGCCGGTGCCGGCATGAGGTACAGCGCCCAACCGCAG GACATGAACAACCTGGAGGAAGGCGTGGAGTTCCTCCCTGCCATGAACTCCAAGAAGATGGAGAAGCGCGGCCCAAAGCGGCGGGTGGTCGTCACCGTAGTGGTCATTGTTTTCCTGCTCATCTCCCTCGTCACCGGCCTCCTGGTTTGGCACTTCAAAT ACAGGAACGTGCCCGTCCGCAAGGTTTTCAATGGCCACTTGCGGGTTCTGAACTGGGACTTCCTTGACGCTTACGAGAACTCCAGCTCGCCGGACTTCATCATGCTGGCCAAGAAAGTGAAGAGCACG GTGGAGGAGATCTACAGGAATCATGCAGATATTGGCCCTTACCACAAAGAGACAGTGATAACTGCGTTCAG CGAAGGCAGCGTCATTGCCTACTACTGGTCGGAGTTCCATGTCCCCAAGTACCGGGAGGAGAGTCTGGACAGGGCGATGGCGGACAAGCAGAGCCTGGTCCAGAGGTGGAACCCCCGCCTGCGAAACCCCATGCTGAAGGTGGAGTCGGTCGTCGCTTTCC ccGTTGACCCCAGCATAGCTTACTCCGCTCGGGACA AGAGCTGCGTGTTTGCCCTCCACGCCAAGGAAGGGGAGATCACCACTTTCACCACGCCGGGCTTCCCCAACAGCCCGTACCCCAACAACGCGCTCTGCTACTGGGCACTGAGGGCGGACGCCAACTCCATCATCAGCCTGACCTTCAAGACGCTGGAGCTGGAGCAGTGCACGGATGACAGTGACTACATCAAGGTGTATAACTCTCTGAGCCCCGTGGAGCCCCATGCTTTGGTCAG GCTCTGTGGGAATTACGCCCCATCCTACAACCTGACCTTCCTGTCCTCCCAGAACGTTATGCTCGTCACGTTGGTTACCAACAAGGAGGGGAGATTCCCCGGCTTTAAGGCTGAGTTCTTCCAGCTTCCAAAGATGAAAG TCTGCGGTGGGACTCTGAAAGGAGAGAGTGGCACCTTCACGACTCCCTATTACCCGGCACACTACCCCCCAGCCACGGACTGTGTCTGGAACATAGAG GTTCCCTCTAAAAAGAACGTGAAGGTGCGTTTCAACATGTTCTTTGTGCTGGAGCCCGGGATCCCCGTCAGCTCCTGCACCAAGGACTACGTGCAGATCAACAGCACGAA GTACTGTGGGGAGCGTTCCCAGTTTGTGGTGGCCAGTACGAATAACAAAATAGAGGTCCGGTTCCACTCAGACCAGTCCTACACGGACACTGGCTTCTCAGCTGAGTACCTGTCCTACGACTCTAGCGATC CCTGCCCCGGCAAGTTTACCTGCAACACTGGCCGCTGCATTGACAGAAGCATGCGCTGCGATGGGTGGCTGGACTGCGTAGACGGCAGCGACGAGAGATCCTGCA CCTGTACCGACCAGCAGTTCAGGTGCCAGAACGGCTGGTGCAAGCCCAAGTTCTGGGTCTGCGACAACGTGAACGACTGCGGCGACAACAGCGACGAGCTGCAGTGCA GCTGTGCAGCTGACAGCTTCAAGTGCAACAACGGGAAGTGCATCCCTGACACACGCAAGTGTGACGGCAAGGACGACTGCGGGGACGGGAGCGACGAGGGCAGCTGCAGCAATG CGGTCCACACAGCAGTCCCCTGCAAGGAATACACGTACAAGTGCCGCAGCGGGCGCTGCATCAGCAAACAGAACCCGGAGTGCGACGGGGAGCGGGACTGCGAAGACAATTCTGACGAGGAGAACTGCA aCTGCGGGATCCGCTCCTACGTGAGGAAGTCGCGGATCGTCGGTGGGCAGAACTCGGATGTGGGAGAATGGCCGTGGCAGGTCAGCCTCCACGTCAAGGGCCAGGGCCACATCTGCGGGGCCTCGCTGGTCTCGGAGAGCTGGCTGGTGTCGGCCGCGCATtgcttcctgcagctgcagggcatCAG GTACTCAGACCCCAGCCTGTGGACAGCCTACCTGGGCCTGACCAACCAAGGCAACCGCAACGGAGCCAACGTGCAAACACGGAAAATCAAGCGCATCATCTCCCACCCCTTCTTCAACGACTACACCTACGACTACGACATCGCCGTGGTGGAGCTGCAGAGCCCCGTCACCTTCTCCTCCGTCGTCCAGCCCATCTGCCTGCCAGATGCCACCCACAACTTCCCCGTGGGCAAGGACCTGTGGGTCACCGGATGGGGAGCGACCGTGGAAGGAG GCAGCGGAGCCTCCAtcttacagaaagcagaaatccGGCTCATCAACCAGACTGTGTGCAACGAGCTGCTGACCGACCAGCTGACGCCGCGCATGATGTGCGTGGGGATCCTGACGGGCGGCGTGGACGCCTGCCAG gGAGACTCCGGGGGTCCCCTGGTCAGCGTGGAGCCCAGCAATCGGATGTTCCTGGCCGGCGTCGTGAGCTGGGGCGACGGCTGCGCGCAGAGAAACAAGCCCGGAGTCTACAGCCGGCTCACCAGCCTGCGAGGCTGGATCAAAGAGCAGACGGGCCTTTAG